A single genomic interval of Suncus etruscus isolate mSunEtr1 chromosome 12, mSunEtr1.pri.cur, whole genome shotgun sequence harbors:
- the LOC126024081 gene encoding LOW QUALITY PROTEIN: succinate dehydrogenase [ubiquinone] iron-sulfur subunit, mitochondrial-like (The sequence of the model RefSeq protein was modified relative to this genomic sequence to represent the inferred CDS: substituted 2 bases at 2 genomic stop codons) produces MAAVMAFSFRRRFPATTLGGACLQACRGTQTAAAIYKWDPDKAGDKPHMQTYEVDLNKCGPMVLDVLIKIKNEIDSTLTFRRSCREGICGSCAMNIHGGNTLACTRRIDTNLNKVSKIYPLPHMYVIKDLVPDLSNFYTQYKSIEPYLKKDESQEGKQQYLQSIEGREKLDRFFECILCACCSTSCPSYWWNGDKYLGPAVLMQAYRWMIDSXDDFTXERLAKLQDPFSLYRCHTIMNCTKTCPKGLNPGKAIAEIKKMMATYKEKKASA; encoded by the coding sequence ATGGCTGCGGTGATGGCATTCTCCTTCAGGCGCCGCTTTCCAGCCACCACCCTCGGCGGGGCATGTCTGCAGGCCTGCAGAGGAACCCAGACAGCTGCAGCTATTTACAAATGGGACCCCGACAAGGCTGGAGATAAACCCCATATGCAAACTTATGAAGTTGACTTGAATAAATGTGGCCCTATGGTGTTGGATGTTTTAATCAAAATTAAGAATGAAATTGATTCTACCTTGACCTTCCGAAGATCATGCAGAGAAGGTATCTGTGGCTCTTGTGCAATGAACATCCATGGAGGTAACACACTTGCTTGCACCCGAAGGATTGACACCAACCTCAACAAAGTCTCTAAAATCTACCCTCTTCCACATATGTATGTGATTAAGGATCTTGTTCCTGATTTGAGCAACTTCTATACTCAATACAAGTCCATTGAGCCATATTTGAAGAAGGATGAATCCCAGGAAGGCAAACAGCAGTACCTGCAATCCATAGAAGGTCGGGAGAAACTGGACAGGTTTTTTGAGTGCATCCTCTGTGCCTGTTGCAGTACCAGCTGCCCTAGCTATTGGTGGAATGGAGACAAATACCTGGGCCCTGCAGTTCTTATGCAGGCCTATCGCTGGATGATCGATTCCTGAGATGATTTCACTTAGGAGCGCCTGGCCAAACTACAAGACCCGTTCTCACTGTACCGCTGCCACACTATCATGAACTGCACAAAGACTTGTCCTAAGGGCCTGAATCCAGGGAAAGCAATTGCAGAAATCAAGAAAATGATGGCAACCTATAAGGAGAAGAAAGCTTCCGCTTAA